Within the Paracoccus everestensis genome, the region GTCGGGCCGGTGGCGAAAAGGGTCATGGCTGGACCTTCATGTCGTGAAAGGGGGCGGCGGCGGTAAAGTGGATGCGTGCGCCCGGCGGAATTTGCCCCGCCAGGTCAAGCGCCCACGGCAGCAGGGTCGCGATCACAGGATAGCCGCCGGTCAGCGGATGGTCGGCCAGGAACAGCACCGGCTGGCCGGAATGGGGGATCTGGATGGCGCCGGTTTCCGTGCCCTCGGATGGCAGTTCGCGCGCGTCGCTGCGGGTCACCGGGGTGCCTTCCAGCCGGATGCCCACGCGGGACGATTGCGGCGTGACCAGCCAATCCTGCGACAGGAAATGCTGGATCATCTCGGGCGTGAACCAGTCCGCGCGCGGGCCAAGCGTCACGGGCAGTTCCACGATGTCACCCGGCTTGGGCAGCGGGGGCTGATCCTCGGGCGCGGCGATGGCCGTGGCGGGGTTGTTCGCGGCGTAAAGGCGCGCGCCATTGGTCAGCGCCTCGGGGCCGACGAAGGCCAGCGTATCGGTCGCAGCCGATCCCAGCACCGGGGCCACGTCAAATCCGCCCCGCAGCGCCAGATAGCTGCGCATCCCAAAGGCGGGGGGCGGGATCAGAACCTCGTCCCCGGTGTCCAGGGCAAAGGTCGTGGGCATGGGATGCCCCGCCACCACCGCCTGCGCGGCGCCGGTCAGCGCCAGCGTCACCGGCTGTTCCGCCCGCAGCCGCACCGGGCCAAGGGTGATTTCCAGGACTGGCGCGCCCGAGGGGTTTCCGACCGCGCGATTGGCCCGGCGCAGCGCGCCCATGTCCAACGCGCCCGAGGCTGATACCCCTTGCCCACCCTGTCCCGGACGTCCTTCGTCCTGGAAGACGATGGGAAAGGCCGTTTGCACAACGGTCAGCGCGAATTGCCCTTGGGGCTTTGGGACCGCGACCGAGGGGTGGACCTGGGCCACGCCCTTCACAAACCGCGCCCGCACGCCGGGACGCAGCAGGGCGGGCGGGTCGCGGGACAGATCCCACATTGGCACCCGCGTCGTGCCGATCAGTTGCCAGCCGCCCGGCGTGTCCTGCGGATAGATGCCGCAGAACCGCGCCGCAAGCGCCACCGATCCCGCCGGGATCCGCGTGCGCGGCGCGGGGCGGCGGGGCAGGTCGAAGCGCGGGTCGTCGCCCGTCATATAGGCAAAGCCCGGCGCGAAGCCGCAAAAGGCCACGGCCCAAGTTGCGGACTGATGGGCGGCGATCACCTCGGCCACGGTCAGGTCCATGTGCGCCGCCACCTCGGCCAGATCCTGGCCGTCATAGGTCATGGGGATCTCGACCGTTTCGACCGGGCCTTCCTGGCGGATCGTGCCGGGTGCAGGCTGGCGCGCCATGATCTGCCCGGCAAGGGCGCCGTCGGCGGCATATCCGGGTGCCACGCGGACCATCAGCGTGCGCGCGGCGGGGATGATCTCGGCCACGCCATCCACCGGATCGGCCCTCAACGCGTCGAACAGCGCCAGCGTTTCGTCCAGATCGGCCAGTTCGACCAGCAGCGTGCGTGGCCCGACGGGAAGAAAGCGCATCGTCACACCTGCCGCTGGCTGTCGGGGATGTCGGTGACGAACATATGCCCCGGCGCATGGGTGATCGCGAAAGGCGGTTTGGAGGCCATCACCGCCGCCTGCGGCGTCACCCCGCAGGCCCAGAAGACCGGAACCTCGCCGTAGCGGATTTCCACCGGATCGCCGAAATCGGGCCGCGACAGATCGGCGATACCAAGCGCCTCGGGGGCGCCGATATGCACTGGCGCGCCGTGGACCGCCGGGAAGCGGCCGGTGATCATGGTCGCATCCGCCACCCGGTCCGCAGGGATGGGGCGCATCGACACGACCATCTGCCCGTGCAACCGGCCTGCGTCGCGGCATGGGCGGTTCGTCAGATACATCGGCACGTTGCAGCCCTGCGCGATATGGCGCACCTCGATCCCTGCTGCCTGCAAGGGCGTCTCGAAGGTGAAGGAACAGCCGATCAGGAAGGTCACGAGGTCGGGATGCTCGGCCCAGGTCTGGGTCGCATCCGCGACCTCATCCGTCAGCACGCCGTTGCGCCAGACGCGATACAGCGGAATGTCGGTGCGCAGATCCGCGCCAGGGGCAAGCGCGGTGTGGTGGCTGCCGGGGTCGGTCACGTCCAGGACCGGGCAAGGCTTGGGGTTGCGCTGCGCGAACAGCAGGAAATCCCAGGCCCAGTCGCGGGGCAGAGAGATCATGTTGCACTGGGTAAAGCCCGGCGCCATGCCCGCCGTCGGCGCGACCGTTTCGCGGCAGGCCAGCCGGGCGGCGCGGGCGGTTTCCACGTCGGGACGCATCAGGCAGCCCCCGCGAAGGGGGCGATGGTGACGCCGCCCGCGACCAGTTCCTCGCGGATTCGCCGCGCCATGTCCACCGCGCCGGCGCTGTCGCCATGCACGCAGATGCTGTGAGCCTCCAGCCGCAGGGTGGATCCGTCAATGGCCTCGATCACGCCTTCGGTGGCCAGCCGCAGCATCCGGGCGGCCACGGCATCGGCGTCATGCAGCACCGCGCCCTTTTCCCGGCGCGACACAAGCTGGCCGTCCGGCGTATAGGCGCGGTCGCCGAAAGCCTCGGCCACGGTGGCAAGACCTGCATCGGCGGCGCGGGCCAGGATCGGCGCCCCGGCAAGCGCCATCAGCACCAGCGAGGGGTCGATCTCCTTGATGGCGGCAATGACCGCATCGGCCTGCCGGGCGTCGTTGGCGATGGTGTTATACAGCGCGCCATGCGGCTTTACATAGGTGACCCGC harbors:
- a CDS encoding LamB/YcsF family protein, translated to MRTIDLNSDLGEGYGAWTMGDDTAMLGIVSSANVACGFHAGDPLTIRATVDAAAARGVAVGAHVSYPDRVGFGRRPMDVTPAELTADVIYQIGALQGIARAAGTRVTYVKPHGALYNTIANDARQADAVIAAIKEIDPSLVLMALAGAPILARAADAGLATVAEAFGDRAYTPDGQLVSRREKGAVLHDADAVAARMLRLATEGVIEAIDGSTLRLEAHSICVHGDSAGAVDMARRIREELVAGGVTIAPFAGAA
- a CDS encoding 5-oxoprolinase subunit B/C family protein: MRFLPVGPRTLLVELADLDETLALFDALRADPVDGVAEIIPAARTLMVRVAPGYAADGALAGQIMARQPAPGTIRQEGPVETVEIPMTYDGQDLAEVAAHMDLTVAEVIAAHQSATWAVAFCGFAPGFAYMTGDDPRFDLPRRPAPRTRIPAGSVALAARFCGIYPQDTPGGWQLIGTTRVPMWDLSRDPPALLRPGVRARFVKGVAQVHPSVAVPKPQGQFALTVVQTAFPIVFQDEGRPGQGGQGVSASGALDMGALRRANRAVGNPSGAPVLEITLGPVRLRAEQPVTLALTGAAQAVVAGHPMPTTFALDTGDEVLIPPPAFGMRSYLALRGGFDVAPVLGSAATDTLAFVGPEALTNGARLYAANNPATAIAAPEDQPPLPKPGDIVELPVTLGPRADWFTPEMIQHFLSQDWLVTPQSSRVGIRLEGTPVTRSDARELPSEGTETGAIQIPHSGQPVLFLADHPLTGGYPVIATLLPWALDLAGQIPPGARIHFTAAAPFHDMKVQP
- a CDS encoding putative hydro-lyase, with translation MRPDVETARAARLACRETVAPTAGMAPGFTQCNMISLPRDWAWDFLLFAQRNPKPCPVLDVTDPGSHHTALAPGADLRTDIPLYRVWRNGVLTDEVADATQTWAEHPDLVTFLIGCSFTFETPLQAAGIEVRHIAQGCNVPMYLTNRPCRDAGRLHGQMVVSMRPIPADRVADATMITGRFPAVHGAPVHIGAPEALGIADLSRPDFGDPVEIRYGEVPVFWACGVTPQAAVMASKPPFAITHAPGHMFVTDIPDSQRQV